The following are encoded together in the Carassius auratus strain Wakin chromosome 34, ASM336829v1, whole genome shotgun sequence genome:
- the gpr39 gene encoding G-protein coupled receptor 39 — protein MEENKEVQRDWKKLEPSLDVKIFLTVLYCLILVLGILGNSVTIHVAQVLQRKGYLQKSVTDHMLSLACSDLLVLLIGMPVELYSAIWFPFSSSSGDAACRIYSFLFEACSYATILNVASLSFERYLAICHPFRYKALSGSRTTKLLLSAWICSVLVALPLLVATGTEGYVPEGRRTPVQNLTFCTNLSQHWVMYRTSIFTAFTLYLLVLGAVAFMCRSMIAVLRAPMGPNESDANGAGPKHENARLKASRKQTILFLVLIVCALLVCWMPNQIRRLMTAAVPKSAWTVSYLRSYVKLNPVADSFFYLSSVLNPLLYNLSSRQFRSAFLQTLLCRLSLQHINRRTLESSLASKSSRNTTRPLLRRSLDRIRTLTSDRSTPPPSGERQNPPNPTDRPPHTDPLTSDPQEDEINQPTALPNTN, from the exons ATGGAGGAGAACAAGGAAGTGCAAAGAGACTGGAAAAAACTGGAGCCGAGTCTGGATGTGAAGATCTTCCTCACGGTGCTGTACTGCCTCATCCTCGTCCTGGGGATCCTGGGAAACAGCGTCACCATCCACGTGGCCCAGGTGCTCCAGCGGAAGGGATACCTGCAGAAGAGCGTGACGGATCACATGTTGAGTCTGGCCTGCTCTGATCTGCTGGTGCTGTTGATCGGGATGCCCGTGGAGCTCTACAGTGCCATCTGGTTCCCCTTCTCGTCCTCCTCCGGAGACGCCGCCTGCAGGATCTACAGCTTCCTGTTCGAGGCCTGCAGCTACGCCACCATCCTCAACGTGGCCTCGCTGAGCTTCGAGCGCTACCTGGCCATCTGTCACCCGTTCCGCTATAAAGCTCTGTCCGGCAGCCGCACCACGAAGCTGCTTCTGTCCGCGTGGATCTGCTCGGTGCTCGTGGCTCTGCCGCTGCTCGTGGCCACAGGGACCGAGGGGTACGTCCCCGAGGGCCGCCGGACACCGGTGCAGAACCTGACCTTCTGCACCAACCTGAGCCAGCACTGGGTCATGTACCGCACCAGCATCTTCACCGCGTTCACGCTCTATCTGCTCGTCCTGGGCGCCGTGGCCTTCATGTGCAGATCCATGATCGCTGTTCTCCGGGCCCCGATGGGACCCAACGAATCTGATGCCAACGGAGCTGGACCCAAACACGAGAACGCACGGCTGAAAGCGTCACGCAAACAGACCATCCTCTTCCTCG TGCTGATCGTCTGCGCTCTGCTCGTGTGCTGGATGCCCAATCAGATCCGCAGGCTGATGACGGCGGCGGTGCCCAAGTCTGCGTGGACCGTGAGTTACCTGCGCAGCTACGTGAAGCTCAATCCGGTGGCCGACAGCTTCTTCTACCTGAGCTCGGTGCTGAACCCGCTGCTGTATAACCTGTCCTCGCGCCAGTTTCGCTCGGCGTTCCTGCAGACGCTCCTGTGCCGTCTGTCACTGCAGCACATCAACAGAAGGACGCTGGAGAGCAGCCTGGCCTCCAAGAGCTCCAGAAACACCACTCGACCCCTGCTGCGCCGGTCACTAGACCGCATACGGACGCTTACCAGCGACAGATCGACTCCTCCACCATCAGGAGAGAGACAAAACCCTCCGAACCCCACTGACAGACCACCACACACAGACCCGCTGACCTCTGACCCACAGGAGGACGAGATAAACCAACCTACTGCACTGCCTAACACTAACTGA